The Ranitomeya variabilis isolate aRanVar5 chromosome 7, aRanVar5.hap1, whole genome shotgun sequence DNA window ataatctgctctatatactgtacacaccacACTATACTATACACCATACTATacgctgctctatatactgtacactctggcctatatactgtacactgctctattTACTGTACACTCTGGTCTATATACTGTGTACTCTGCTGTGTATACTGTACACCCCGCTCTAGATACTGTATACTCTGAATTAGAGCCACAAAAACCACTCAAATTATCTAATAAATCAAATGTACAACAAAATTATATAAAATTGAGTATATAGACAAGAAAGAGAGTGCTCTGTGAGAAACGGGTGATTACTCCCCAGACCAAGAGAACAGCCCGACAACCAGACAATGGATCCCCAGAGAGACACCATACAGAGGATAGAttttaaaaaatgcctttattgaatTTATATGGCAATATaagtatataaaaacaaacaatggTGCGCATAATAGGACGGAATCAACCATATAATAGCTCAAATAACTCATAGTGGCACTGGCAGACCCTCCCATATATATATCAGGTTTACTTCAGGATATATATAAAAGTGCAATAAAtgaaagtgcaacagtgcaaaaaTATACTATTATAAAACACACCTAAAATGCACATAATATGTgctatacatacatgtatatataactgtcaaaaaagtgcaatgtgcttatATCAAATCAATCCAATGTAACAACACCCTCCATATGGCAACAACACCGAGGGTCAAAATTGAGGTGCACAGTGCAAGGGAAAATAATTATAGCAATGATACTAATCCTGAGTATTACCTTGGAAGAGGGGGAAGGGTCGCCACGTCCTATATGCTGCACTCCTACGCACATTTCGGACTTTTGTCCTTCATCAGGTTTGTTTTTATATACTTATATTGCCATATAAATTCAATAAAGGCTTTTTTTAAAATCTATCCCCTGTATGGTGTCTCTCTGGGGATCCATTGTCTGGTTATTGGGCTGTTCTCTATACTGtacactctgctgtatatactgtacacacttttCTATTATCAGTGACACTTATTACACTGCGGATCTGGGCTGTGCAGatgtgttgtgcactatatatactatatacagctgtgCTCTGTGTGGACGCTGGATTTTGCGTCTCCGCTTTTCTCCCAATATTCCCCTTTTGCACAGTAGTGGGGGGGTCACATAAATCCGTTAATATTTCACAGTTTCCTCCCCGGAGAGTCGCACTGTGCAGCTGCCGCCTTATCAGAGCTCTTCCCTCCATTACAGGCCGCAGCGGTCACAGCTTCACACGGGGTAAGACACGATATCAGGCAGGTGATTGCAATCAGCCCCGATGTGGATCATCTACTGATGTGGAACACGTGTCCCCCCCCCCAATACTCTGCACATACGGggcacagtgatatcacaggtcaGGGAGGGGGCAGTCAGCGGAGGCCGTCGCCTGTGTTACCCTTCTGGGCTCTCAGCAGCTCCAGCTCGTCCCCACATCGCACAATCAGCTTCCTGTACGACAGACATTGGAGTAAAGATCCCTGTGATGGTGACAAGAGCCGGGAATAGGAGGAACGAGCTCCCGCAGCAGATTTATCTCCCCGGATAAACAGTGATGTGCAGATCGGGAGGACGGCGGCGATGATCCCGGGATTTCCTCTCCGCGATTTCCCAGCTTTTCTACTAGTGACGGCTACAAACGGTCGGTGGAGATGTTGGAGAAGGAGAAGCGACGGAGGAAGCGCGCTCTGCTGTCCGGTGTTAGCCGGTAAAGGGCTTTTATTCCGGGCAGGGAAGCACAAGGGGAGAGCGGAGCTTCACACGGACAACAGCTGGGAGGAGGCGGGGCCTGTGTCCACTGTCAGCCAATAGATGCTCAGGACGGTGCagctcagcagccaatcagtgcgcaGTAAGCCTGtacatataaggctacgttcacattagcgttaagctaatgtgcgtcgggtttgcgtcggcgacgcagcggcgacgcatgcgtcatgcgccccctatacttaacatgggggacgcatgcgtttttttttgttgcgttgtgccacacatgcgtcttttttgccgcaagcgtcggaccaagaaaacgcaacaagttgcatttttcttgcgtccgattttcggcaaaaaccgacgcatgcgtcgcaaaacgcagcgtttttgcgtgcgttttgccgcgtttttgcgtgcgttgtgcgttgcgtcgccgacgcagcggcgcacaacgctagtgtgaacgtagcctaacaggcgCCTCCAGCTCCGGCCTCAGCGTTTTCCTTCCTATCAGGAGAGATTTTCGTTCAGTTTCTGATCAAATGATGGCAGAGACCGcgccagccgccgccgccgctcctccTCCCGCAGAACCGGCcgccaaatccaagaagcagccgaagAAAACCGCCGCCAAGAAAAGCCATAAACCCTCCAGCCCCAGCGTCTCCGAGCTGATTGTGAAAGCCGTGTCCGCCTCCAAGGAGCGCAGCGGGGTGTCTCTGGCCGCCCTGAAGAAGGCTCTGTCTGCCGGAGGATACGATGTGGAGAAGAACAACAGCCGCCTGAAGCTGGCCGTCAAGTCTCTGGTCACCAAGGGCGCCCTCCTCCAGGTGAAGGGCAGCGGCGCCTCCGGATCCTTCAAGCTGAACAAGAAGCAGGAGACTAAGGACAAAGTGGCCAAGAAGAAGTCAGCAGCTGCGGCCAAGCCCAAGAAACCCGCTGCTGCCAAGAAAGCCGCCAAATCTCCGAAGAAGCCCAAGAAGGCTCCGACCGCCGCCAAGAAGAGTCCGAAAAAGGCCAAGAAGCCCGCAGCAGCTGCCAAGAAAGCGgccaagagccccaagaagccgaaaGCCGCTCCCAAGCCCAAGAAGGCGACGaagagtccggctaagaaggcggccaaacccaaagctgccaagagtccggctaagaaggcTGCGAAAGCCAAGAAGCCAGCGGCTAAGAAATAAGCGGAGCTGCTCCTGTACTTATACCACAAAGGCTCTTATCagagccaccacctcctccccgcagagctgtatgatcagtgccaccacctccccgcagagctatatgatcagtgccaccacctccccgtagagctgtatgatcagtgccaccacctccttccatcagagctgtatgatcagtgccaccaactccttccctcagagctgtatgatcagtgtcaccacatcccgcagagctgtatgatcagtgccaccacctccacgCAGAGctatatgatcagtgccaccacctcctcccctcagagctgtatgatcagtgccaccacctccccgcagagctgtatgatcagtgcctacAGGTGACAATTCTGTGTCACTATTAATGGAGGGAAGGGGCCGATGTGCAGCAGAGATCACGACACTTGCATCATCCTAATCAGTTATCACCACATGTAACCCTCATCTCAGTAATAGGGGTGTGAGGTTATTACTCCGATGTGAGAGTTGAAGCCTCAGTGACTGATTATAGAGGAGCCACTGTACAGCTCCGGGCACTGGGAATCTAGAACCGGAGCTTCCGCTGTATTAGCCGCCTGGAGATTTGATGCGACCCTGTGTTTCAGAGCAGCAAGTAATATCTGAAGTGTGAGTCAGGCTGAGCCTTCTCTGTGCAGTGATTGGTCGCGGACATCACACGTTATTGGCTGCTCACCTTCTACAAAATAACCAATGGTATGCAGGGGGCGTGTCCACATGGAGCGAGACTAGGAGCAGAGGAGTATAAATATCCCTCTCTCTCCGCTCCTCTCATCACTTCTGTTCTCTTCTATACAGAGCTATGGCCAGAACCAAGCAGACCGCccgtaaatccaccggagggaaagcTCCCCGCAAGCAGCTGGCCACTAAGGCCGCCAGGAAGAGCGCCCCCGCCACTGGTGGAGTGAAGAAGCCCCATCGTTACCGCCCGGGAACAGTCGCTCTCCGTGAGATCCGCCGCTATCAGAAATCCACCGAGCTGCTGATCCGTAAACTTCCCTTCCAGCGCCTGGTGAGGGAGATCGCCCAGGACTTCAAGACCGATCTGCGCTTCCAGAGCTCGGCCGTGATGGCCCTGCAGGAGGCCAGCGAGGCTTATCTGGTGGGGCTGTTTGAGGACACCAACCTGTGCGCCATCCACGCCAAGAGGGTCACCATCATGCCCAAAGACATCCAGCTGGCCCGCCGGATCCGTGGGGAGAGAGCTTAGATCTGTCCtccacacctgactgtaccacaaaggctcttttcagagccaccaaaTCCTCCCTCCAGACGAGCTCATTCCTAACCTCCGCCACACAGGGCTGATCCTGAATGCAACATGTATCCGGACTAGTTGTTCATTTCTCTGCAGGAGTTTGCAGCAGTTCTATAGTGGTTTTGCCTAGATAAAATCAATCAGCGTTTTAGAGACTCCTCACCCCCTTATAAGTTCTCTCTAAACTGCTGGACCTCGTTTCCTTATATTCCCGGCACTCCGTTATGATGGAGTCACTATGGAAAGAGGAAAAGTTGTTCCTTGTATTCTTGAAAGCGGATACTTCTCCCTTGATACTGAAAACCTATCTAGACTAAGTAGAAGTAAAAAGGTAAATCGTCATCTCCCCCAAAAGTAGAAAGGGACACGAGACACTGAATCATTTAGTGGGGGACAGATCCAGCTCCAGGCATCCCATAAAACGTATTTATTAGTAAGTCAGAACCGCGTCTGCCTAGTGTAAGTGTACATCCCCTTTGGCGCTAGTGACTCCTTATGCAGtttgtgagatttttttttttattatttccaaaTACGTTTTTCTGTGATCCCTGGACCtggatatatatatctacctattagaCTCCTGTATGGAACGTAAGTGACCAGTGATCGCAGGACACAAACACATTTCCGATATCTGTCAGTCCGAAACTACGtgtaacaaagaaaaaaaacggacaccagtgctgcaaggctgcagtgttaaccattGAGCCACGGCGCCGCTCAACAATACCCTCTTtgtctgctctgtatatactgtacactgctcaatataatgtacacactgctgtatataatgtacactgctgtatatgttgtacacactgctctatatactgtacacactgctgtatatactgtacacactcctctattatcagtgacacttattacactgctgatctgggcagtacagatgtgatgtgcactatatatactatgtacagttgtgctctctGTGTAGATGCTGGATTTTGTGTCT harbors:
- the LOC143784755 gene encoding histone H1B-like, whose protein sequence is MAETAPAAAAAPPPAEPAAKSKKQPKKTAAKKSHKPSSPSVSELIVKAVSASKERSGVSLAALKKALSAGGYDVEKNNSRLKLAVKSLVTKGALLQVKGSGASGSFKLNKKQETKDKVAKKKSAAAAKPKKPAAAKKAAKSPKKPKKAPTAAKKSPKKAKKPAAAAKKAAKSPKKPKAAPKPKKATKSPAKKAAKPKAAKSPAKKAAKAKKPAAKK
- the LOC143784756 gene encoding histone H3 — protein: MARTKQTARKSTGGKAPRKQLATKAARKSAPATGGVKKPHRYRPGTVALREIRRYQKSTELLIRKLPFQRLVREIAQDFKTDLRFQSSAVMALQEASEAYLVGLFEDTNLCAIHAKRVTIMPKDIQLARRIRGERA